The following is a genomic window from Candidatus Palauibacter scopulicola.
GATAGCGCCAGCCGCGCGCGCGCGGGTCGAGGGCGAAGCGGAAACAGCCCGCCTCCGCGCCCGCGCGAACGGCGGCGCGGATGGCCGTCCCGGCGCCGTCGGGAAGCCACGTGTCCGCGTGCAGGAAGACGAGAATCTCTCCGGTCGCGGCCCGGGCCCCGGCGGCGAGCTGGGCGCCGCGATTCGGGCGGGTCGACAGGACGCGGCCATGGTCCGCCGCGATCCCGGCCGTCCGATCCCGGCTGCCTCCGTCGACCACGATGACTTCCGCCCCGGGGCCGAGAGCGGATCTTGCGCGCCGGAGCGTCTCGTCGAGCCGCGCCTCCTCATCGAGCGCCGGCACGATGATGGAGAACTCCGGTCCGGGGCGCGCCGGTCGCCGTGGCGACCCTGCGGAGGATTCCGGCTCCCGTGTCACCCGCGCTCGGGACCCTCCCGCATCTCCAGGAGAACTCCGTTCAGCGAGCGCGGATGCAGAAACGCGATGCGGGCGCCGCCGGCGCCCCGGCGGATCCGGGGCGGTATGGCTTCCGCACCGGCCGCTTCGGCCGCCGCGAGGGCATCCTCGAGACCGTCGACGCGGACGCAGACGTGGTGAATGCCGGGACCACGCCGGTCGAGAAAGCGGGCGATGGGCGACTCCGGGGTCAGGGGAGCGAGCAGCTCGATCCGCCCGGAGCCCTCGCCGAAGAAGGTGGCGCGAATGCCCTCCGAGGGAACGGTTTCCTCGCCGGACGGCGACCGGCCGAGGATGGCCGACCATTGCCGCACGGCGTCCGGCAGCGAGTTGACCGCGATTCCCACGTGGTCGATTATGGGCGCGCCTGGAATACGTTTGCCTTGGTTCACTGCGGCCGGAGACCCTCTCGTGGTTGGACTTCGCCTGCGCCCGCGCGCGGGAACGTATTCCGGACCCGGCGCCGGAGCCAGTGAGGAGAAGCGTCCTTCCCGGCCGGGTGAGCCGGACGGCAAGGAATAACAGGAGATTCGAATGGCTGATGCTGCGAATGGAGGACCAATCGAGATCACGGATGCGAATTTCGCGGACGAGATCGAGGGCGCGGACGGTCTGGCGATGGTGGATTTCTGGGCGGCGTGGTGCGGCCCGTGCCGGCTCGTCGGGCCGATCGTCGACGAGCTCGCGCAGGAGTATTCGGGGCGCGTCACGATCGGGAAACTCGATGTGGACGCGAACCCGCAGACCGCGTTCCGCTTCAACGTGCGCTCGATCCCGAGCATCCTCTTCTTCAGGGATGGCGAGGTCGTGGACACCCTCGTGGGGGCGCACCCCAGGGACTCTCTCGAGAAGAAAATCCTCGAGCACGCCTGAGGGGCGGGCGCCGCCACGGGTCACGCCGATTCTGCGCCCCCCGGCACCGATGGCTCGGGGGGCGCGAACGCATCGGGCGGGTGAACGGGAGACGAGGACGTGTCGTGACGGGGACGCTGTACGTGGTCGGCACGCCGATCGGGAATCTGGACGACATGCCTCGGCGTGCGGTGCGGACTCTGCGTTCGGTCGACGTGTGCTACGCGGAAGACACGCGGCGCACGGGCACGCTGCTCGCGCGGTTGGAGGCGGACGTCCCGTTGCGGTCACTGCACCGGCACAACGAGCGCGCGCGGGTGGACGAGTTGCTCGCCGCCCTCGCCGCCGGGCGCTCCGCGGCGCTCGTGTCCGACGCGGGCACGCCGACCGTCTCCGATCCGGGTTGCCGGGCGGTGGCCGCCGCCCGCGAGGCGGGGCACGAAGTGCTTGCCGTCCCGGGTCCCTCCGCCGTGCTGGCCGCGCTGTCGGTGTCCGGCTTCCCGGCCGACCGGTTTCTCTTTCTCGGATTCGTTCCCCGGCGGGGCGGCGAACGCGCCGCGTGGATCGGCGACCTCCGCGCATGCGCGGACACCGCGGTCGCGTTCGAGGCGCCGGGGCGGCTGGCCGCGCTCCTCGACGAGTTGACGGAAGCGGGTCTGGGTGAGCGGGCGGCCGTGGTCTGCCGGGAACTGACGAAACTGCACGAGGAAAGCACGGCCGGATCCGTGCGCGCGTTGGCGTCCGCGTTCGCGTCGCGCGAGGTCAGGGGCGAAGTGACGATCGTCTTCGCGGGCGGTACGGCGGGCAACGAAGCGCCCGATCTGGCGGTCCTGATGGAGGAGGCGCGACATTGGTCGCGCGATGGCCTGCGGCGGCGCGAGATTGCCGACCGCCTGGCCGCGGAGTTCGGTCTGAGCCGGAACGAGGCCTATCGCGTGAGCTTGCAGGTTCAAGAGGCGCCCTCGGAATGAGTGAAGGATTCGGCTTCGAACGGCTGGCCGCCGCCTGCGCGGCGGCCCGGGCGCGCGCCGCGGGGACGGCGGCGGCTTCGGCCATTACGCTGGGTGGAGCGCTGATCCTCGTTCTTTCCCTGCTCCCGGTTTCCGCTCGGGAGGGCCGCGGCTCGCTCGTGCCGCTTGCGCTCGCCCTCGTCCTGTGGGCCGGCCTCGCCGGGCTGGCGTGGATCGCCCGCCGCGTTTGGCGGGCGCTGCATCCGCATGCCGTGGCGGGGGAGGCGGACGCCGCGGCGGGATTGGGAGCCGGCGACGTGCGCTCCGCGATCGAACTGGAGCGGGCGGAGCGTGCGGCGGCGGGATTGGCCGCGCTCCACCGCGCGCGTGTGTCGGAGGCGCTGGGGAAGGCCGCGCCGCGCGGGCTGCTGCCGGTCACCGGCCCGGGATGGAAGCGGCGGATTCGCCGTTCGGGGGTCGCCGTGGCGCTCATGCTGCTCGCGATCTCGGGGGCCGCGCTTCTGCGGCCGCAGCCCACGTTCTCCGCCGCCGCGGCGCTCGGGGCGCCGTGGCGCACCGCCTTTCCGGCGCCGCTTCCGCCCCTCGGCCTTACCGGCGCGGCCGGTGTGCCGCGGGGCGAGGCGGCGGTCGTGTCCATCTCGGCCACGGGGCGCGACGGAGTCGACCTGGTGTGGCGCGCCGCGGGCCGGGCGCCGGAGAGAACCCTGCTCGAGGTATCGGCGGCCGGCTCGGCGCAGGGCCGCACCGGGCCGATCATCTCTCCCACGGCGGTGTGGGTCGAAGACCGGGAGGGCTTCGCGAGCGACACCCTCCGCGTCCGTCCCCTCGAGCCGCTCCTCGTCCAGGATCTCCAGCTCACCGTCGAATTCCCGGCCTATCTGGGGCGCGGATCCGAACGCTACCGCGGCCGGATTCCGCCGCTTGTGGCGCCGGAGGGTGCGAGGTTGCGGTTGAGCGGAGAGACGAACCTCCCCCTCGATGGCGGGGCTCTCGCATGGAAGCCCGGCGAGGGTGAGCCCGGTGAGGCGGCAGCCCCGATCCCGCTCGAGATCGCGGGTTCGCAGTTCGCTGTCTCGTGGATTCCGGAGAGGACGGGCGCCTGGGAATGGGACCTGCGGGCTGAATCTTCGCTCGGCGCGCCCATCCTCCCCGACCCGATCCGCGTGCTCGTCGTTCCCGATCTTCAGCCGCGCATCCAACTCCTCTACCCGGCTCCGGACACGACTCTGGGCTACCAGCGCGTGATGCCGGTCATCGTGGACATCGAGGACGACATCGGTCTCCGCCGGGCCTTCGTTCGTAGTTGGCGCTCGGGTTTGGGGCGCGAGAACGCCGAGCGGCGGGAGGCGCTTTCGCCCGATCCGGCCGGGGCGGAGCGGGCGGTCTTCCGGCACTTGCTGGACCGCAGCGCGGAGTCCTTCCTCCCCGGGGACACGCTGTTCTACCGCTTCGAGGCCTTCGACGGACATCCGGCCAGGGGGCCCGCGCTTTCCGAGGTGTTTCTGCTTCGCGTCCCAACGTTCACGGACATCCGGGACCGGCGCGCCGAGCAGACCGAGGCCCTCTCCGAAGACGCGCAGGCCCTGGAAGAGAGGTTGGAGGCGCTGTCCGAGGCGGCGGCCGACGCGGCGCGGCAGACGGACGCGGAAGGGTACGACAGCGAGGACGTTCGGTTCGAGGCCACCGAAGAGGCGCGGAGCGTGCTGGAAGAGGGGCAGCGCGCCGAGGAGGAACTCGCGGGGATCGAGGAACAGATCGAAGCCCTGCAAGAGGAACTCGAGGCCTCGCCGCTCTCGGACCCGGCGCTGCAGGAACAGTTGGAGCGGCTCGCCGAACGCTACAGGGAGCTGACCGAAAGCGGACTCGAGGAGCAGATCGAGGCGCTGGCGGAAGCACTGCGGGAGCTGGACCCGGAAGCGGTCCGGGAAGCGCTCGAACAGCTCTCCGAGGACTACGAGAATCTGCGGGAGCAGGTGGACCAGACGCTCGGCATGCTCGAGCAGGCCGCGTTCGAACAGGCGATGAAGTCGGCGCAGGCCAACGCGGATGAACTGGCGCGGGAACAGCGGGAGATCGCCGGGGAGGAGGACGCCGAGGCGTTCCGGGAAGGTCAGGAGTCGCTCGTCGAACAGGCCGAGGCGCTGGCGGAGCGCCTGGCGGAGTTGGAGGCCGAACTCGCGGCGGCGGACCGCGAGACGGCCGCGGACTCGGCCCGGGCCGCCGGGGAGCGCACGCAGGAGGCTCTGGGGAAGATGGCGGACGCGCAGAGCGGAGCCGAGCCGTCGCCGTCCGGGGAAGCGGGGGAAGTCGGCGAAACGGAACGGCAGGCGGCGGAGGAAGCCGCGGAGGCGCTCGAACAGGCGGCGGGCGCCCTCGGCTCGGCGCAGCGGGAGATGAGCGGAGAGCAGGGGGAGGCCGCCGTCGAGTCGCTGGCTCGCGCGCGTGGCGAGGCGCTCGCGCTGGCGGAAGAGGAGGGTCGGCTCTCGGAGGCGACCCGAGGCGAGGACTCGGTGGATCCGGCATCCTGGCGTGCGCGGCAGGGGGCCGTGCGGCAGGGGCTCGAGAACCTGGTCGAGAGACTCTCGGAATCCGGAAACGAAGCGGCCATGCTCAACCAGCGTACGGGGGCGGCGGCGGGCGAGGCGGCGGAGCGCATGGATCAGTTGCTCGACCGGCTCGCGGGGGATGGGGCGCGGCGTCTCCCGTCCCGGGCGGAGGTCGAGGGCATCCAGGAATCGCTGAACTCGCTGGCCCGGCACCTGCTGGCGAGCGAGGAGGCGGCGCGGGCCGCCGGGGAGCAGTCCGCCGGACAGGACGCGGCGGATCAGATGAATCAACTCGCGCAGCAGCAGCAGGCGGTGACGCAGGAGACGAGCTCGCTCCTCATGCCCGGTCCGCGGCCGTCGGGAGAGGAGCGGCGGCGCGAGGAGATCGCGCGGCGGCAGGAAGAGGTCGCGGAAGAACTCGGGGAAATGGAGGACCCGGAGGGCGATCTCCTGGGACGTCCCGAGGAAATGGCGGAGGAGGCGGCCGAACTCGCACGACAGCTCGAGTTGGAGGGGCCCACGCAGGAAACCCTCGAACGGCAGCGGCAACTCTTCCGGCGCATGCTCGATGCGGGACGCTCGCTGGAGGACGAGGATCTCGATCCGAACGAACGGGAATCGCGCGAGGCCACCGCCCCGCCGGGGATCCCGCCGCCGATCGATCCGGAGCTGCTGCGGGGACGCCGCTACCCGGCGCCCTCGGAGGTGCTGCTCCGGGAACTGCCGCTCTTCTATCGATCGCTGATCTTCGAGTACTTCGACCGGCTGAACCGCGTGCCTCCGGTGGGCGCCGAGGCCCGGCGGGAGCCCTGACGTGGATCGTCCCAGGTTCCGGTTCCCCGCGGGAGGGGCCCGCGGAGCCACGCGCATCGTCGCGCTCCTTGCGGGAGTTTGCGGAGCCCAGTTGCCGGCGGGTGCCGAGGTGGCCGGTCAGGCGTCCGCGGCCTCCGAGCAGCGCACGGTGGCACGCGCGGAGCGCCTCCGCGCGAGCGGACGGGCCTCGGAAGCCGCATCCGCCCTGCGTGAGCACCTGGTGCGGGCGCCCGCGTCGCCGGGCGCACTTGCGCTGTTCGGCGAACTGGCGCTGGAATCGGGCGAGGCGGCCGCCTTCGTGCCCTATGCCGAAGCCGCCGTCGTCGCGGCCCCGGACGATGAGGTTGCCCGGCTGTGGTGGGTGCGGGGGCTCACCGGTGCGGGGCGGCTCGATTCGGCCCTCGCCGTGAGCGACCGCTGGCTGAAGGAAGCCCCCCGGCGCTCGGCGGCGCGGCTGGCCCGCGCCGATGCCCAGCTCGCGGCGGGTGACTCGGCGGGGGCGGTACGCACTCTCGGCGACGCGGCGGACCCCGACAGGGAACTCCTCGCCCGCTTCGCCGACCTCCTTCTCACCGTAGGTGACGGCGATCGCCTGGCCGCGGCCTGGGTCGGGCTTCTCGCCCTCGCACCGCCGGCGACGGATGAGGTGGAAACGGGCCTCCGGACCGCCGAGGCCCACGGATCCGGCGCCCTTGCGGCCTCCTTCGAGCGGCTGCGCGCGCGCCTGGCCGGCCGGCGGGACCAGGCATCCCGAGCGGGGGCCATCGTTGCGCTGCGGCTGGGGCGCCCGGAGGCCGCCCGGGCATTGGCGGAGGCCGCGCCGCCGAGGGACGATCCCGAAGCGGCCGCATTCCTGCGGGAGTACGTGCGCGAAGCGGAGGCGGCGGCCTTGCCGGGAGAGGTTGCCTGGTCCGCGCGGCGGCTCGCCGGACTGAGTGCGCGACCGGCGGATCGCCTGCGCTGGCTCGCGCTCGCCGGCGACCAGGCGCTGGCGGCGGGGGATACCGCGTCGGCGCGGCGGGCGCTCGAGGAACTGATTCGGGAGAGCACTCCGGGCGACGGACCTCACCAACTGGCATCGGGCCGCCTGTTCGGGCTTCTCGCGGCCAACCCCGCTTCGCTCGCCGAGGCGGCCTCGGCGCTCGACCGCTATGTGAGACAGTATCCGGACTCCGCGGCGGTCGAGGCCGGGCTGCGCGGGGACCTCGCGCTCGGCCACGCGCGCGCGGGCGATCTCGGCGCGGCGGAGGCGCTGGTGGCCGACGCGCGGAACCGGATTCGCATCGCCGCGTCGGGACGCCTCGACGCCGCGGCGGCCCGGCTGGCGCTGTACGCGGGGCAGCCCGATTCCGCACGGGAGCGGGCGAGCCGGAGCGTGCGCGAGGCGGAGATCGGGGCGGCCGAACGGACGCGCCGCCTCCGGCTGCTGACGCTGGTGCAGGCGGCGGACACGGCGGAGGTCCGCATCGCGGGCGCCGCCGCGCTCGAGCTCCTCGCCGCTCCGGAGGCGTTCGATCCCGGGCCCGCTCTCCGCGACCTGGCCGGCCGCCCGGCGTCGAGCGGCCGTTCCGTCGTGCTGGGCTTCCTCGCCGACGCGGCAGACGAGGCCGGACGGGCCCGCATCGCCGGCGCCCTGCGTCGCCGGATCGTGCTCGAGTACCCGGGGAGCCCCGAGGCCCCGGCCGCCCTGCTGGATCTCGCGCGTGCGTCCACTTCCGCCGACGCCGCTTCATGGCTGGAACAACTGATCGTGGGGTATCCGCGGAGCGCCCTGGCGCCTGTCGCGCGCCGCATGCTCGCCGAGCTCGATGGAGGAGGCCGATGAGGGCCGAGACAAGACGACGGGGCCTGCGGCGCTGCCTCCTGTTGGCGGGGCTCGCCTCGCTTGCGGGCGCACCGGGGCTCGGTGCCCAGCTTCTCGTCCCCATGGACCGGGAACAGGAG
Proteins encoded in this region:
- a CDS encoding TIGR04283 family arsenosugar biosynthesis glycosyltransferase → MTREPESSAGSPRRPARPGPEFSIIVPALDEEARLDETLRRARSALGPGAEVIVVDGGSRDRTAGIAADHGRVLSTRPNRGAQLAAGARAATGEILVFLHADTWLPDGAGTAIRAAVRAGAEAGCFRFALDPRARGWRYRLLEWGVNWRTHRLHTATGDQALFATRDAYEACGGFSDLPLFEDVTFVRAVRRVARFRLLPLAARTSSRRWETGFLRTVVRHWALRAAFLAGADPRRLRRYHERPAGVTESGAPPSRCALRTSGSHPKR
- the trxA gene encoding thioredoxin, which translates into the protein MADAANGGPIEITDANFADEIEGADGLAMVDFWAAWCGPCRLVGPIVDELAQEYSGRVTIGKLDVDANPQTAFRFNVRSIPSILFFRDGEVVDTLVGAHPRDSLEKKILEHA
- the mce gene encoding methylmalonyl-CoA epimerase — protein: MGIAVNSLPDAVRQWSAILGRSPSGEETVPSEGIRATFFGEGSGRIELLAPLTPESPIARFLDRRGPGIHHVCVRVDGLEDALAAAEAAGAEAIPPRIRRGAGGARIAFLHPRSLNGVLLEMREGPERG
- the rsmI gene encoding 16S rRNA (cytidine(1402)-2'-O)-methyltransferase: MTGTLYVVGTPIGNLDDMPRRAVRTLRSVDVCYAEDTRRTGTLLARLEADVPLRSLHRHNERARVDELLAALAAGRSAALVSDAGTPTVSDPGCRAVAAAREAGHEVLAVPGPSAVLAALSVSGFPADRFLFLGFVPRRGGERAAWIGDLRACADTAVAFEAPGRLAALLDELTEAGLGERAAVVCRELTKLHEESTAGSVRALASAFASREVRGEVTIVFAGGTAGNEAPDLAVLMEEARHWSRDGLRRREIADRLAAEFGLSRNEAYRVSLQVQEAPSE